A window of the Lactuca sativa cultivar Salinas chromosome 7, Lsat_Salinas_v11, whole genome shotgun sequence genome harbors these coding sequences:
- the LOC111884960 gene encoding leucine-rich repeat extensin-like protein 5: MYVYTTLINMNTNNMLLLCLYAIMLVDYAYVFADTDIDGYHIVNHDDLPLPPVDPLTPVLPEAYCSSPPGFSPPSSTTLPPAIGSYTPSPPATSSSSYPTPPFSFSTPPTTTSTPGSPATYQPTPSGSSNPPATYQPTPRGSSNPPATYEPTPSGSYNNPPSGSNEPSPPTFTFPSPTGFIPAPPLFEPPIVYPPPTRSPPAHSSPESALWCVAKPSVPDPIIQEAMNYACGSGADCESLQPNGECFQPDTLFAHASYAFNSYWQRTKVAGGTCEFGGSAMLVTADPSYDGCHFIYF, translated from the exons ATGTATGTATACACAACACTCATAAACATGAACACGAACAACATGTTACTACTATGTCTCTATGCTATAATGTTGGTTGATTATGCATATGTGTTTGCAGATACAGATATAGATGGATATCATATCGTTAATCATGATGATCTACCATTGCCACCTGTCGATCCACTTACTCCGGTTTTACCCGAGGCATATTGCTCAAGCCCCCCTGGTTTTTCACCACCTTCCTCCACCACTCTGCCACCTGCCATCGGATCTTACACCCCATCACCACCCGCCACATCATCTTCCTCCTACCCTACACCACCTTTCTCTTTCTccacaccacccaccaccaccagcaCCCCAGGCTCACCTGCCACCTATCAACCCACTCCTAGCGGATCTTCCAACCCACCCGCCACCTATCAACCCACCCCTAGAGGATCTTCCAATCCACCCGCCACCTACGAACCCACCCCTAGCGGATCTTACAACAATCCACCTTCCGGCTCAAACGAACCAAGCCCACCGACTTTCACATTTCCGTCTCCTACAGGGTTCATACCAGCACCACCACTTTTTGAACCGCCAATTGTGTACCCACCTCCGACACGATCACCGCCAGCTCATAGTTCGCCGGAATCCGCCCTGTGGTGTGTAGCTAAACCGTCTGTACCAGATCCGATCATCCAAGAAGCTATGAATTACGCGTGTGGTTCAGGGGCGGATTGTGAGTCATTGCAACCAAATGGTGAATGTTTTCAACCGGATACATTGTTTGCACATGCTTCTTATGCGTTTAATAGCTACTGGCAAAGAACAAAAGTTGCCGGAGGCACCTGTGAATTTGGCGGCTCAGCCATGCTTGTCACCGCTGATCCAA GTTATGACGGCTGCCATTTCATCTACTTCTAA
- the LOC111884959 gene encoding ALA-interacting subunit 1 encodes MNSNPATPMNANAPSSSSGGAGSPDSTAPRRNSKRPKYSRFTQQELPACKPILTPKWVISAFMLVTIVFIPIGLASLFASRDVVEIIDRYDNACVQGSKSQKVQYIQSNASKTCTRTLTVTKRMKQPIYVYYQLDNYYQNHRRYVKSRSDQQLRNRGDENDTSSCKPEHNANGMPIVPCGLVAWSLFNDTYAFSISNNQSLPVNKRHISWKSDREDKFGSDVFPKNFQNGSLIGGAHLNESIPLSEQEDLIVWMRTAALPTFRKLYGKIEVDIQAGETITVVLENNYNTYSFSGKKKLVLSTTSWLGGKNNFIGIAYLAVGGLCFILATTFTLIYLVKPRHLGDPNYLSWNRNPGGH; translated from the exons ATGAATAGTAATCCAGCTACGCCGATGAACGCAAACGCTCCGTCGTCAAGCTCCGGTGGCGCTGGATCCCCTGATTCAACTGCTCCAAGGAGAAATTCGAAACGACCTAAAT ATTCTAGGTTTACACAGCAGGAACTTCCAGCATGCAAGCCAATTCTTACTCCAAAATGG GTGATTTCAGCTTTCATGCTTGTAACCATTGTCTTCATACCAATAGGACTTGCTTCCCTCTTTGCTTCTCGTGAT GTAGTTGAAATCATTGACCGATACGATAATGCCTGCGTACAAGGGTCAAAAAGTCAAAAGGTCCAATATATACAATCCAATGCAAGTAAGACCTGCACGAGAACCTTGACA GTCACAAAGCGTATGAAGCAGCCTATATACGTGTACTACCAACTCGACAATTACTACCAGAATCATCGGAGGTATGTGAAGAGCCGAAGTGATCAGCAATTAAGAAACCGTGGTGATGAAAATGACACAAGTTCATGTAAGCCCGAACATAATGCAAATGGGATGCCAATTGTGCCATGTGGGCTTGTAGCATGGAGTTTATTCAATGACACATATGCATTCTCCATCAGCAACAACCAATCATTACCCGTAAACAAGAGACATATTTCATGGAAAAGTGACAGAGAGGACAAATTTGGCAGTGATGTTTTCCCAAAAAACTTCCAAAATGGAAGTCTCATTGGTGGTGCACATCTCAACGAGTCCATACCA ttaAGTGAGCAGGAAGACCTTATTGTGTGGATGAGAACTGCAGCTCTCCCAACTTTTAGAAAATTGTATGGAAAAATAGAAGTGGATATTCAAGCAGGAGAAACTATAACTGTTGTATTAGAGAACAACTACAACACTTATAGTTTTAGTGGCAAGAAGAAACTTGTGCTTTCAACCACAAGTTGGCTTGGAGGAAAGAATAACTTTATTGGCATCGCGTATCTTGCTGTTGGTGGATTATGCTTCATACTAGCTACAACTTTCACCCTCATATATTTAGTTAAACCAag GCATCTTGGAGATCCGAATTATTTGTCATGGAACAGAAACCCAGGTGGTCATTGA